TCGGTCCCAGCTTGCACCGATGTGGATTCCAGACGGATAAGAGTTGACCATGTCGGTTGCACGAACTCCATTTCCAGCATCGTGAACACACATACCGGGCCATCCCAAGCGAGGGACAGAGCCAGTGTTGCCAGCGCAGACATTATCGCTGTGAAATCCGCGCGTGATGttagctttttcttccaaaGTCATTTGCTGCACCAGCTTTTCAGCTCGGCGATACGCGTGTGCCCATTGCCCATTGCCTTTACTGTGAGCTGCCCGGTATTAGCAAATATTCGCTATATCTatgaaataataataataatccaAGGGTGCCATGGAAAACACACGTGTTAGGGCGATTTGAGATGCATCTGAGTTCGGGGGTAAGGCCGCGACGACGAGAAACAAGCTCGCATAGCTGGACAGCGCATGCAGCCACATGGTATTGATATATCAGATTTTGCTCCAATCTCATGAACTTCTGCGTTGCAATCAAATCACAAATTACAGCCTTGTCTGGGAGCCTTCCAGCTTTAATACTGGCTAACATATGATGTCGCCTCAAGTTTGAGCATCGCGTTGGATACAAGCTGGGGGCTGGGCTCCGTTCACCGCTGCATATCCGCTATTCCCCAGCAAATAGGAACCATATCCGGTGCGGGGACCAGGCATCAGAAGCTATGAGAATCCCCACCCAGCCATAGTGCGTCTCGTAGTGCGACAGCGGACGCCGAAGCCGTCCCGCTATGTGAGATGACCGTGTCAAGGCTGGATATTGAAATGCGTCGTACAAACGCAAAGTTGAGTTGGCCACCACCCAGCGGGGAATCGGAGAATTTCCCGACGAGTTTTTCTGGAATGAGTTGCGTCATGTTGCATAAATTACAAAGCATAAAATTCTCTCTTTGAACAGCCGCAAGCTTGTTGAATCTTTCCTGAAATCACTAGCACAGACGTTCGTTTTCGTGATATGACCACCAGGGGTCTTCCGATTGCTTGGCCGACATTAGGCTCCAATAGAAAATTCCGTGCGCTTCTCGTGAGTGTATTTAGTGTCATTCTCGCCGCGCGGCAATGGCAATTTCGGGCCTTAGAATGCGGACCGTCGTTGTCTCAATAGTAACCCGATTTCATCCGCCTCGTCTCaagtaaaagaaggaggaataTCATAAGAGCTGACGACGGTGTTCAGTATGGCTGATGCATCCGCTTGTTCATTGCCTTGGAGATCTTGTTGCGCCCAGATGCTTCGAATGATATGCTCCGTAGAGGTTAGATTACTTAGCGGCCTCTCATTGATCGCGTTTTCCAGCGCTGAAAGAACTAATAGCCGGTCGCTGTCGCCCTCTGCTTGCAAAGCCAGCATGACCATTATGAAGGGCCTCTCGCACAATCCAAGATCACGCAACAGAGCAAACCCTTCTTCGGCACTTGTACGTGACAGCCGGGAGTCGGCAGCCGACCCGCGGACCACTCGATCAAGGTAGATGAGGACCGCAAGTTGGTACATGCGAGCAATCGTGACGTAGCGCTTCCTACTTCCGGAGACGTGGTAATCTTCTCTGTCTATTCCAACGCATGGATGCTGATTGATGTCTCTGATCTTACTTTCGAGGTCGTAGATTGCATGTGAACTGCGCTTCGAATTGTCTCGGTTGTTTACGAGGTCAATAGCCTGGCTAAGGAATTCTAGAAGCTCGAGTGAGCAGCCTAGGGTGCTGTGAATCTAGGTGTGCTTTACTTAGATATATCCATTATCGCCGCGATATGGGGGGGTCTATACTGTGCCAAAATGATCATAAGAGACAATCTGGGCGATGAACATGTCTCGCTGGGCAATGGCTGCCATTTGTGGGGTGCGTTGCTGCCAGTGTTGCAGACTGAATTTATAGAGTACACTGTGGTAAAATACCCAGTCCAAGAGAACCGCGTGTTCCCCTTCAATCTCTCGACGGTCTTGATAGCTTGACTTGACGATGGTCATACAGCCATCAAAATGTACGGACCAGACGGTTGTCTTGCCACTTGGACAGAGCACCTAAGGATGAATGAGTATTCCTACCAATACGTACAAATAGTATATAAGAGGGCAGCCAAGTCACTACAAACCTCGTACAGACTTAGGAGCAAGCTTGCAGCGATAGCTTGAGCTCTACACCTGGGATCTTTGATACGATCAATGGCGCCTTGCAAGGCCGCAACAGCGTGCATTTGATGCAACGTTGCCTCATCTGCCTTTTTGAGATAAAGATACGAAATGGCGTTCATGGCGTAGCGGACGGCAAGAGATGAAACGCCATCGTCTGTGAGCGACATACGGCGCAGAAGGCCACATACATCTTGTCGGAGGTCTCCTCGAGAGGTAATGAGTCGAACAGCCGATGATATTTCATTATCGTCTAGTGTATTCAGCATTGCCAGTTTTGAAACCAAAATCATGAAAAATGCCGGAGACAACTTACATATGGGACATTTGTTAGTGCCGAATCGCGGGAGCTTCGGTGAGCGGACTGGCGATGGTGGTGTCCAGACACCAACTCTGTTCACTATCCAATGAAGTCATCATCAGCACGACAAGTTTGATCATAGCCAGTCCTCCGAAGCTCACATTGAGATTTTGCATCAAAGTTCTCGTAGTGGAGCATGACGTCCCAGCTGGAAGTGTTTAGGAATGCGAAAGTGTCGGTCTGGTACTTCTGAGGCGGAACAGCCGCCGTAGCAGCCCGGCGCTTGTCGCCAGAACGTGGCCATGATAGATTATAGTCGTAGCCGGAGCAGATCTTCTTTCGCCGTTTGCATGAAGAACATACCGGCATCAACCTGTCACAAGCAATCTTGCGGTCTAGTAGCTGTCAGTCGTCACAGTACCCTTAAAGGGTTTTTCTTCGCGCAGTTCATGGTGCAAAATCAAGCTAAGAACTCTCACGGGAGCATACGTTTGCAGTTGAGACATGATTTCTGTCCTCTAGGCGTGAAAACTATGACTTCTTCGGTGGCCATTATGAGTTTAGGATGCTATGTCCTGTAATTATCTGTTAGCTGGTATTTGTCGCCTCTCAGAATGGGCCGTGATTGCAGATATCATGCAGTAGCCCAGAGCCACACAGTGTAAATAACGACCCAACTCGCGTGCTCAAGGCGGCTCCGCACCATCTTCAGGCAGCGAATAGGTCCTAGCATTGGGCGGTTGACTCAGCTAAGCTTAGACTTAATACAGTGTGACAAGGAAATAGGAACTCACTGGAAAACGCAGGGAATTTGTCACATGTGCTCAACTTAAGATTCGGCCGAATGCAGATGTATGACCACTCGGCAAATTGAAGTTATGTGAATCCCCATAATATAAttgtataaaaataaatgcgAAATAATTTATCACAAATTTAGCCTATTTTCCTTTGAGTAAAATCATATATTGGTGCTTCAGCGGGCGTGCGTCAGTGTGAGACAGAGTCATAGGTGCCCCAGCTTCTCTACAGGATCTAATGGGCGCTCCAGATGAAGAAGCATTGAACATAATCCAATTCACTACCTGTGCTTTTGAAGCAGACTTACGCTGTTGTATTCTGCCACAAAAACAaaccaacaaaaaaaaaaaaaaaaaaaaaaaaaaaaaccatgcAACCTGAGCATTTAACTAGTCACAAGAATAGCCCTTCGTTACCATCTGGATGGGTCTAGTCTGACATAATTTTGCCTTACAGGCCCAAGTTTTATAGTCAGTGCAGTGTAGGAAGCTCATCATTAGCTTCCATACATGTAGCTGGATTACTCATAGCCAGCCCAAGATTACCCCTAAAGACGTACAATTATAAGAGATGCGAGAAGAGAATAATGATTGGGCTACGTTATTGCACAATAATGTTTCAATTACTATTTAAACTCAAAAGCCCATGAAAACAGCTAATCAAGGATTCATACTGTCATTAGAACTAAAGAAAATGGAACtcatttgttttgtttgacGAATCTCTCTTCCTATGCGCTTGATGTGTCGACCACACCGCCATCCAGCTTATACAAAGGCTCAAGTTTCGCTTTGCGCTGGAAAAAGATGTACTTCTTAATGAACCAAGGTAGCCAAGTGCCTACTTGGTAAGAAATATGGCGCCGTGTTGGTACGCCAAATATAAAGTCGAGCTCTTCCAATGTACGTTTCCTGTACTCAAGTTAGCGGTTGACATATTGCGTAATTAGAGCGATTGGGGGCGGTGGCATACATTGTTTCTGGAACGATGAAAAATATGACCACGAATGCGAACATGTTTAATCCTGCGTAAAATCCAAATGCTCCAGTAGGTCCGAGCCCTTTCAGGAGCGAAGGGAAAGTAAGACTCAAAGCGCTGCCAACAGCGTTGTTGATGCAAATGGTAAAACCAGCGCCAAGCTCACGATGAGATAGAGGGAACGCCTCGGCAAAGTAGATTGATGGTAAGGGACCAATACCTTGACAAAATTTAGTGATTCACCCATCCAATGCAGAAGAATGTACATACCAGGTCCATAGAAAGCAGTGAAGAGGTAGATGAAGAAAGCAATGCAAGGGATCCGAGCGCTGTTGTCATTTGACATCAAAAAACAAAGCCCGGCAGCAAGAAGGCACCAAGCCATATTTGGAAATGTtgttaaaagtaaatttcgACGGCCAAAAGTATCCATGGTGTAGACTGCTGggaaagcaaagacaaagagaaCGAGGCCAAAGCCCATGGAAGCGAGCAGGCTGCTAAGAGTCGAGTAACCCGCCTCAACGAAAATTGTTGAACTGTAGAAGGCCATGCTTTGTAACACACAGTCAGTACACACATTTTTGTACTACGTAGTGAAATATGGCCGCTTACATGTTGATTCCAGAGAATTGTTGACTGATGACGATCCATCCACTGGCTACAACCGCACGCCGCAATCGAGGCACAGAGA
The Trichoderma asperellum chromosome 7, complete sequence DNA segment above includes these coding regions:
- a CDS encoding uncharacterized protein (EggNog:ENOG41); this translates as MATEEVIVFTPRGQKSCLNCKHRKIACDRLMPVCSSCKRRKKICSGYDYNLSWPRSGDKRRAATAAVPPQKYQTDTFAFLNTSSWDVMLHYENFDAKSQLNRVGVWTPPSPVRSPKLPRFGTNKCPIYDNEISSAVRLITSRGDLRQDVCGLLRRMSLTDDGVSSLAVRYAMNAISYLYLKKADEATLHQMHAVAALQGAIDRIKDPRCRAQAIAASLLLSLYEVLCPSGKTTVWSVHFDGCMTIVKSSYQDRREIEGEHAVLLDWVFYHSVLYKFSLQHWQQRTPQMAAIAQRDMFIAQIVSYDHFGTIHSTLGCSLELLEFLSQAIDLVNNRDNSKRSSHAIYDLESKIRDINQHPCVGIDREDYHVSGSRKRYVTIARMYQLAVLIYLDRVVRGSAADSRLSRTSAEEGFALLRDLGLCERPFIMVMLALQAEGDSDRLLVLSALENAINERPLSNLTSTEHIIRSIWAQQDLQGNEQADASAILNTVVSSYDIPPSFT